The DNA segment AGTAAATTTATGGCAAAATAAAGGCTTCTGTCGAAGCGCAATTTCAAACATATATTAAATTATTCTAGTTTTATAATATACAAAAATAAAAATGCGCTTCAAATGAATGCATTTTCAATCATTTGAAGCGCTTCATCTTCCTGTATGTTTTTACTTAGCACTATCTCGCTTACAAGTATATGTTTTGCATTTTCAAGCATCTTACGTTCGCCGGTCGAAAGTCCTTTTTCTTTATCTCTAAGTGATAAATTCCTGACTACCTCTGCTACTTGGAATATATTCCCGCTTCTTATTTTATCCATGTTCGCTCTGTAACGGCGGTTCCAGTTGGAAGACATTTTGCTCTTTTCTCCGCGTAAAATGTTAAATACCTCACTTATCTCCTCATCCCCGACTACCTGTCGAACTCCTATATCCTCTATGTTGTTTAAAGGTATCATAACTTTCATATCGCCTATGGGCATCCGCATAATATAATATTTTTGCTTTTCACCAAGTATCTCTTTTTCCTCTATAGCTTCTATTACTCCTGCTCCATGCATTGGATAAACAACTTTATCTCCAATATTGAACATCCATGCGTTCCTCCTCAAGATATATATAGTGATATAATAACATATTTTGAGGATTTTGTCAATTGAAATTTTAATTATACTACAAGGCATCAAATGTGTCAATGCTATTTTAAATTTTTTCTTACTTCGCTAAATGCAAGTTAAAATAAAGCAGTAACTTCCACTCCCATCTCATTAAACAGCAGAAATTAGCTTTATAAATAAGGATTGCAATTAACAATATTTATATTTAGCTTTCATTTGACAAACTATATAGCAGATGACTATAATAGAGTCAGACATACTATTACAAGGGGGAATCCAAGTGAAAGACCTTGGCTTGGAAAAATTTCAAGATACTGTTGCCGGCTGTTTAGTAAGACACAAAAGTATTATAGATGTACTTACCAAGATTAACGAAACTTCTGCTAGGGTTAATCGTGCCGTATCTAAATCAGTAACAAGCTGTGGTTGCATACAAATTAATGCAAAAAAACAGCAAGTCCCCGCCGAGATAAGTCTTTATGAATTGGTATCATATATGGATACTCATGTTCAAGGAAAACTTTGTGATGATTGTAAGGAAATAATAGAACAGGAAATAGGAAATCATCTTTTTTATCTCGCAGCACTTTGCAACATCTTAGGCCTTAACATGAAAGATATCATCTGCAACGAAAATGAAAAACTATCGACACTGGGAATATACAACCTGTCGTAAAAAGTGGCAAATACTATGTTTTGCGCTTTAAATGCAAGCAGCTGCCGCATCTCAAGTGTTATTGTGATTTCTAAACAATTTTTGGCTTTTCATACAAATAGGCAAAAAAGAGTGTTTAAGACACTCTCTTTTTTATTTTAGACCTATTTCAACAGCTTCCTTAACATTTTTTATGCCTTCAATCTTTATTTTTGGGGATTTTTGCATGTCTATGGCATTTTCATAAGGAATGATAGCTTTTGAAAACCCCAGTTTAGCTGCTTCCTGAACCCTTTTTTCAACATGGCTTACAGCTCTTACTTCTCCAGCCAGGCCCACTTCACCGATTATGACGGTATCTTCCATCACCGGACGGTTTTTAAAGCTGGACGCAACGGCTAATTCTACCGCTAAATCAGCTCCGGGCTCCTCTATTTTTATTCCTCCTGCTACATTTATAAATATATCTTCTTGAGCTAACATAAATCCTAATTTTTTTTCTAAAACCGCTATTAAAAGAGCTGCGCGATTATAATCGATACCGGATGTCTGCCTCCTGGGCAGGTTAAAACCTGACCGAGATACCAGAGCTTGGACCTCTACCAAAAGAGGTCTGGTTCCTTCTAAAACGCACACTACCGCCGACCCCGCAGTATCTTTCGGCTTACCGGAAAGTAAATACTTTGACGGGCTACTCACTTCTACCAGACCTTTATCCCTCATTTCAAAAATACCTATCTCATTTGTTGACCCAAACCGGTTTTTCACAGACCTTAAAAGCCTATAAGAATGATATCTTTCACCCTCAAAATAAAGGACAGAATCCACCATATGTTCAAGCAGCTTAGGACCTGCCAAACTGCCTTCCTTGGTAACATGCCCTATAATAAATATGGCAGAACCTGTTTCTTTGGCAATCCTCAGGCATTTAA comes from the Tepidanaerobacter acetatoxydans Re1 genome and includes:
- a CDS encoding CarD family transcriptional regulator, which gives rise to MFNIGDKVVYPMHGAGVIEAIEEKEILGEKQKYYIMRMPIGDMKVMIPLNNIEDIGVRQVVGDEEISEVFNILRGEKSKMSSNWNRRYRANMDKIRSGNIFQVAEVVRNLSLRDKEKGLSTGERKMLENAKHILVSEIVLSKNIQEDEALQMIENAFI
- the radA gene encoding DNA repair protein RadA yields the protein MKEKKRFICQQCGAVTPKWMGRCPECDSWNSIVEEKVLPVEKVSGVYKSPLNLKDIIYSEDERILTSIDELDRVLGGGIVPGSLVLVGGDPGIGKSTLMLQICGNLSKKTSVLYVSGEESEKQIKLRADRLGIKDGALYILAENDMNIIEMAIKELRPDVAIIDSIQTVYFPELSSGPGSVSQIREATVKCLRIAKETGSAIFIIGHVTKEGSLAGPKLLEHMVDSVLYFEGERYHSYRLLRSVKNRFGSTNEIGIFEMRDKGLVEVSSPSKYLLSGKPKDTAGSAVVCVLEGTRPLLVEVQALVSRSGFNLPRRQTSGIDYNRAALLIAVLEKKLGFMLAQEDIFINVAGGIKIEEPGADLAVELAVASSFKNRPVMEDTVIIGEVGLAGEVRAVSHVEKRVQEAAKLGFSKAIIPYENAIDMQKSPKIKIEGIKNVKEAVEIGLK